Proteins encoded in a region of the Zea mays cultivar B73 chromosome 4, Zm-B73-REFERENCE-NAM-5.0, whole genome shotgun sequence genome:
- the LOC118476878 gene encoding 2-alkenal reductase (NADP(+)-dependent)-like — MRRGGRVAACGMISQYNLEEPYGLRNLYCIVAKSIRLEGFYFTSYMHVYARFEEEMAGYIKDGKVTVVEDVVEGIDSAPAALIGLFSGKNVGKQLVAIARA; from the coding sequence ATGCGCCGCGGCGGCAGGGTCGCGGCCTGCGGCATGATCTCGCAGTACAATCTGGAGGAGCCGTACGGCCTGCGCAACCTCTACTGCATCGTCGCCAAGTCCATCCGGCTGGAGGGGTTCtactttacttcctacatgcatgTGTACGCGAGGTTCGAGGAAGAgatggctggctacatcaaggacGGGAAGGTCACCGTCGTCGAGGACGTCGTCGAGGGCATTGACAGCGCACCGGCTGCTCTGATAGGGTTGTTCTCTGGCAAAAACGTAGGGAAGCAGTTGGTTGCCATTGCAAGGGCATGA
- the LOC103655109 gene encoding NADP-dependent alkenal double bond reductase P2, whose amino-acid sequence MEIIVDTISLRVPSGQTAVLVKNLYLSCDPWMRGRMNKQDDGPTVPPHGEAMVNFSVGNVMDSTHPDFTAGDLVWGMTGWEEYTLVIQPESLRKINHTELPLSYYTGVLGMPGLTAYACFFEVGKPRKGDFVFVSAASGAVGQLVGQLAKIAGCYVVGSAGSDDKVGLLKTKFGFDDAFNYK is encoded by the exons ATGGAGATCATTGTCGACACTATCAGCCTGCGTGTGCCGTCGGGGCAGACAGCCGTGCTGGTCAAGAACCTGTACCTGTCCTGCGACCCCTGGATGCGTGGCCGCATGAACAAGCAAGACGACGGCCCCACCGTGCCGCCCCACGGAGAG GCCATGGTCAATTTCTCTGTGGGCAATGTGATGGACTCGACGCACCCAGActtcaccgccggcgacctcGTATGGGGTATGACTGGGTGGGAGGAGTACACCCTCGTCATCCAGCCCGAATCCCTGAGAAAGATCAACCACACCGAGCTGCCGCTCTCCTACTACACGGGCGTTCTTG GCATGCCAGGGCTCACTGCGTACGCCTGCTTCTTCGAGGTCGGGAAGCCGAGGAAGGGCGACTTCGTGTTCGTCTCGGCGGCGTCAGGCGCCGTCGGGCAACTCGTCGGGCAGCTCGCCAAgatcgccggttgctacgtggtcGGCAGCGCGGGCTCCGACGACAAGGTCGGCCTCCTCAAGACCAAGTTCGGCTTCGACGACGCGTTCAACTACaagtag